One region of Sulfuriroseicoccus oceanibius genomic DNA includes:
- a CDS encoding NUDIX domain-containing protein codes for MPKSATLLRKTKLRDNVAVLLRRADGRLLMGRCADRPAEWQFPQGGVGVREKLRCAMFRELFEETGVRKSQVEVVEKRGPYIYVFPNGRLKKGIYHGQSQTYFLCDLLGNPDKIDVARAGEEFSEIEWIRPEEFPFERTPEFKHSVYRQVMRDFFGA; via the coding sequence ATGCCTAAATCAGCAACACTACTCCGTAAGACCAAACTCCGCGACAATGTGGCGGTTTTGTTGCGTCGTGCGGACGGGCGGCTGTTGATGGGGCGTTGTGCGGATCGTCCGGCGGAATGGCAGTTTCCCCAGGGGGGCGTTGGCGTGCGGGAAAAGCTCCGGTGTGCGATGTTCCGCGAGTTGTTTGAGGAGACGGGCGTTCGCAAGTCGCAGGTCGAAGTGGTGGAGAAACGCGGGCCGTATATTTATGTATTTCCCAATGGGCGGCTGAAGAAGGGGATCTACCACGGCCAGAGCCAGACCTACTTCCTTTGTGATCTGTTGGGAAATCCGGACAAGATCGATGTCGCGCGTGCTGGCGAGGAGTTTTCTGAGATCGAGTGGATTCGTCCGGAGGAGTTCCCATTTGAGCGCACGCCGGAGTTCAAGCATTCGGTGTACCGGCAGGTGATGCGTGATTTCTTCGGGGCGTAA
- the cysS gene encoding cysteine--tRNA ligase, with translation MFDTMARDVREMQPVDGKTLRFYCCGPTVYGPAHIGNFRTFVLQDVFRRVVELGGVPTLHVRNITDVDDKTIRDSQAAGLSLNDFTRGWTERFHADCDALGCLPPHIEPSAVEHIPQQISMIESLVDNGHAYVSDDGSVYFKISSFEEYGKLAHLDKQNLDLGKTANARSNTDEYEKDSVADFVLWKARKPEDGDNYWQSPWGEGRPGWHLECSAMIAEYLGKDFDLHSGGVDLVFPHHENEIAQSRCSCGGGFAAHWFHITHLLVDGGKMSKSLGNLYTLDDLAEKGHSAMDVRYVLAGGYYRRPLNFTLGSLKDARSALTKIARFDKALADAGAGDLPSYAQLVADGAVDSLCEFAPAWESLADDMNTPEALGHVFTAMKKIKPAELSAEGAAERRVALHVILSALGLELPDPDASADASEVPAEVAELAQRRWDAKQARDWGAADALRDELTAMGWVIKDSKEGFTLEKA, from the coding sequence ATGTTCGATACGATGGCTCGCGATGTGCGCGAGATGCAGCCTGTGGACGGTAAGACGTTACGGTTTTACTGTTGTGGTCCGACCGTTTATGGACCGGCGCATATCGGCAACTTCAGGACTTTCGTGTTGCAGGACGTTTTTCGCCGCGTTGTCGAGCTCGGCGGGGTGCCCACTTTGCATGTGCGCAACATTACCGACGTGGATGACAAGACCATCCGTGACAGCCAGGCGGCTGGGCTGAGTTTGAACGACTTCACCCGTGGCTGGACCGAGCGCTTTCACGCGGATTGCGATGCACTGGGATGCCTGCCACCACATATCGAGCCAAGTGCCGTGGAGCACATTCCACAGCAGATCTCGATGATCGAAAGCCTGGTCGACAACGGCCACGCCTACGTCAGTGACGACGGCTCGGTCTATTTCAAGATTTCTTCGTTTGAGGAGTACGGTAAGCTTGCTCATCTCGACAAACAGAACCTGGACTTGGGGAAAACCGCCAACGCCCGCTCGAATACCGATGAGTACGAGAAGGACAGCGTGGCGGACTTCGTGCTGTGGAAGGCACGCAAGCCGGAAGACGGCGACAACTACTGGCAGAGTCCATGGGGCGAGGGGCGTCCGGGCTGGCACTTGGAGTGCTCGGCGATGATCGCCGAATACCTGGGGAAAGACTTCGACCTGCACTCCGGCGGGGTGGATTTGGTTTTCCCTCACCACGAAAACGAGATCGCTCAGAGTCGATGCTCGTGTGGTGGCGGGTTTGCCGCGCATTGGTTCCATATCACGCACTTGCTCGTGGATGGAGGCAAGATGTCCAAGAGCTTGGGCAACCTTTACACGCTCGACGATCTGGCGGAAAAGGGCCACAGCGCAATGGACGTGCGCTACGTCCTCGCCGGCGGTTACTACCGCCGTCCGCTTAACTTTACCCTGGGCTCACTCAAGGACGCACGTTCGGCACTGACCAAGATCGCTCGCTTCGATAAAGCACTGGCGGATGCCGGAGCCGGCGACTTGCCATCGTATGCGCAGTTGGTCGCCGATGGTGCGGTGGACTCGCTGTGTGAGTTCGCTCCAGCTTGGGAAAGCCTTGCCGATGATATGAACACACCGGAAGCCTTGGGCCATGTGTTCACGGCGATGAAGAAGATCAAGCCGGCGGAGCTGAGTGCCGAAGGTGCCGCAGAGCGCCGTGTTGCACTGCATGTGATCCTTTCCGCACTCGGTCTCGAACTGCCGGATCCTGACGCATCCGCCGATGCCTCCGAGGTGCCGGCTGAGGTCGCCGAGCTTGCTCAGCGTCGTTGGGATGCCAAGCAGGCCCGCGACTGGGGGGCTGCCGATGCGCTGCGCGACGAACTTACTGCAATGGGCTGGGTGATCAAAGACAGCAAAGAAGGCTTCACGCTGGAAAAAGCGTAA
- a CDS encoding YjiH family protein, giving the protein MRTEPEMTDAPRGRFWVFFVPSLIGLLLFMAPIPDVGGDGGWTIPVAVMAKVIPKYFEGSLVAVITAIIAFMAVASVACKVAKPEWITRSRFLNGLFNPSPLWLVVRVIGGIAVVMTYYKWGADAVSNENTGGLVLTGLLPTLFSVFIFAGLLLPLLLNFGLLELFGALLSKVMRPVFNLPGRSAIDCMASWLGDGSVGILLTSKQYENNFYTQREAAVVGTTFSAVSITFSLVVIAQVKLEHLFLPFYGAICLAGVVAAVVVPRIPPLSTKKDVFLDGSLPKEDADVVPAGKSRFGWGLDLALQRAGQVTSVRSVILDGLRNVVDMIFGVLPVVMGLGTVALVIAEYTPIFDWLGRPFIPFLELLQIPDASAASTTMVVGFADMFIPAILASSIESEMTRFVIAAMSVTQLIYMSEVGALLLGSKIPVNVFELIVIFLLRTLVTLPVIAGVAHIIF; this is encoded by the coding sequence ATGCGAACTGAGCCCGAAATGACTGATGCGCCCCGCGGGCGTTTCTGGGTGTTTTTTGTCCCGTCTCTGATCGGGTTGTTGCTGTTCATGGCGCCAATCCCCGACGTTGGGGGAGATGGTGGGTGGACGATCCCGGTGGCGGTGATGGCCAAGGTGATCCCGAAGTACTTTGAGGGCTCTCTGGTGGCGGTGATCACGGCCATCATTGCGTTCATGGCGGTGGCATCGGTCGCATGCAAGGTGGCGAAGCCTGAGTGGATTACGCGCAGCCGGTTCTTGAATGGATTGTTCAACCCTTCGCCGCTGTGGCTGGTGGTGCGGGTGATCGGCGGGATTGCAGTGGTGATGACTTACTACAAGTGGGGAGCTGATGCTGTGTCGAACGAAAATACCGGCGGGCTGGTTTTGACTGGGTTGTTGCCGACCTTGTTCTCTGTTTTTATATTTGCAGGCTTGTTGTTGCCTCTTTTGTTGAACTTTGGATTGTTGGAGCTTTTTGGTGCGTTGTTGAGTAAGGTAATGCGCCCTGTGTTCAACTTGCCGGGGCGGAGTGCAATTGATTGTATGGCATCTTGGCTCGGTGATGGTAGTGTGGGTATTCTGCTTACGAGTAAACAATACGAGAATAACTTTTACACCCAGCGGGAGGCTGCCGTTGTCGGGACGACTTTCTCCGCGGTATCGATCACGTTCAGTCTGGTGGTGATCGCTCAGGTGAAGCTTGAACATCTGTTCCTGCCGTTTTACGGGGCGATCTGTCTGGCGGGGGTGGTGGCTGCGGTGGTGGTTCCCCGTATACCTCCATTGAGCACCAAGAAGGATGTGTTCTTGGACGGCAGTTTGCCCAAAGAGGACGCCGATGTGGTGCCGGCTGGTAAGAGCCGCTTTGGTTGGGGCTTGGATCTGGCGCTGCAGCGTGCTGGGCAGGTGACTTCGGTGCGCTCGGTGATCCTGGATGGCCTGCGCAACGTGGTGGACATGATTTTCGGCGTGCTGCCGGTGGTGATGGGACTCGGAACCGTGGCGTTGGTGATTGCCGAATACACGCCGATCTTCGACTGGCTCGGGCGTCCGTTCATTCCGTTCCTGGAGCTGTTGCAGATCCCAGATGCTTCTGCTGCATCGACCACGATGGTGGTGGGCTTTGCCGATATGTTCATCCCGGCAATTCTGGCGTCGTCGATCGAGAGTGAGATGACCCGGTTTGTAATTGCTGCGATGTCGGTGACCCAGTTGATCTACATGTCGGAGGTGGGAGCACTACTTTTGGGGAGTAAGATCCCAGTGAATGTCTTTGAGTTGATCGTCATCTTCCTGCTGCGCACGCTGGTGACCTTGCCTGTGATCGCCGGTGTGGCTCACATTATTTTTTAA
- a CDS encoding superoxide dismutase: protein MEGGQFILPDLPYAVNELIPYIDAKTMVIHHGKHHAGYTKKLNAALAQAPDLAGKDIQTLLANLPATDESVRTALRNNGGGYYNHCLFWETMSPTKSDPSAELAKAIDRDLGGMDEFKAAFAQAAKSRFGSGWAWLVTDASGKLSISSTPNQDNPLMTGIVEATGSPILGLDVWEHAYYLNYQNRRADYINAWFHLINWQKVSELYAAAIG, encoded by the coding sequence ATGGAGGGTGGCCAGTTCATCCTCCCGGACCTCCCCTACGCGGTCAACGAGCTGATCCCGTACATTGATGCCAAAACCATGGTCATTCACCACGGCAAGCACCACGCGGGCTACACCAAAAAGCTCAACGCAGCTCTGGCACAAGCTCCTGACCTCGCAGGAAAAGACATCCAGACCCTGCTCGCCAACCTTCCTGCAACCGACGAATCGGTACGCACCGCATTGCGCAACAACGGCGGAGGCTATTACAACCACTGCCTGTTCTGGGAAACCATGAGCCCAACCAAGTCGGATCCCTCCGCAGAGCTGGCAAAAGCCATCGATCGCGACCTCGGCGGGATGGATGAATTCAAAGCCGCCTTCGCTCAAGCCGCAAAATCACGCTTCGGCTCCGGATGGGCATGGCTGGTTACAGACGCTTCAGGCAAACTGAGCATCAGCTCAACCCCGAACCAAGACAACCCTCTGATGACCGGCATCGTCGAAGCCACCGGCTCCCCTATCCTCGGTCTCGACGTCTGGGAACACGCTTACTATCTCAACTACCAAAACCGCCGCGCCGACTACATCAATGCGTGGTTCCACCTGATCAATTGGCAGAAAGTCAGCGAACTTTACGCAGCCGCGATCGGATAA
- a CDS encoding FxsA family protein, which produces MRRTLEPTAFPMFARLLLLFISIPLIETVLFIKIGSRIGWDTTLLVILITGFLGAALTRRQGMRALSKFRQASAEGRLPANEAIDGLLILIAGAILLTPGFLTDAAGFALLVPGVRRIVRSTVGKSLAGKVKVVGGGMPGASPFPGGGSPFQQNVPSSDVPREGERVVKGKVIDVD; this is translated from the coding sequence ATGCGCCGCACTCTTGAACCCACCGCATTCCCAATGTTTGCCAGACTTCTTCTTCTCTTCATCTCGATCCCGCTGATCGAGACCGTACTCTTTATCAAAATCGGATCCCGGATCGGCTGGGACACCACCCTGCTGGTCATCTTGATCACCGGCTTCCTCGGCGCCGCCCTCACCCGCCGCCAAGGCATGCGTGCGCTCAGTAAGTTCCGCCAGGCATCGGCAGAAGGCCGGCTCCCCGCCAACGAAGCGATCGACGGATTGTTGATCCTGATCGCGGGCGCCATCCTGCTCACTCCAGGCTTTCTCACCGATGCCGCAGGCTTCGCTCTACTCGTCCCTGGTGTCCGCCGCATCGTCCGCTCCACCGTCGGCAAATCTCTGGCAGGGAAAGTCAAAGTCGTCGGTGGCGGCATGCCCGGAGCGTCCCCATTTCCCGGTGGAGGCAGTCCGTTTCAGCAGAACGTCCCATCCAGCGACGTCCCCCGCGAAGGCGAGCGCGTAGTTAAAGGCAAGGTCATTGACGTGGACTGA
- a CDS encoding MmcQ/YjbR family DNA-binding protein, giving the protein MFLDDAIAQCLALPHVTEETPFGPTALVYKVGGKIFAITLPDDHPPRINLKCDPDRAVTLRDQFDAITPGYHMNKKHWNTVILDHSLPDSLITDLIRHSYDLVVAGLPKKVRATITSE; this is encoded by the coding sequence ATGTTCCTCGATGACGCCATTGCCCAATGTCTGGCGCTGCCTCATGTCACGGAAGAAACGCCCTTCGGCCCGACCGCTCTGGTCTACAAAGTCGGCGGCAAGATCTTCGCCATCACACTACCAGACGACCACCCGCCCCGCATCAACCTCAAATGCGATCCGGACCGGGCCGTCACTCTGCGTGACCAATTCGACGCAATCACCCCGGGCTACCACATGAACAAAAAGCACTGGAATACCGTAATACTCGACCACTCACTCCCAGACTCGCTCATCACCGACCTCATCCGCCATTCCTACGACCTCGTCGTCGCCGGCCTGCCCAAAAAGGTGCGCGCCACAATCACCAGCGAGTAG
- a CDS encoding acyl-CoA desaturase: MKKLNIPFERVDWINTIFLLVITLTGVIGAPLYLWHHGADAFQWGMFAFYAIATGMSITLGYHRLFSHLSFKAKWPVRLFTLVFGACAFENSALNWCSDHRRHHKHTDHDDDPYDITKGFFWAHVGWILFKVNPKPPMDNVGDLRKDKLVVWQYRWDKLIAIVVGLLLPAALGYWHNGAVGALGGFLLAGVLRIVVVQQCTFFINSLCHTVGDQPYSTRCSARDSAIMALFTFGEGYHNYHHEFQHDYRNGVKTWNFDPTKWAIWLLEKVGLVSNLRRVPDSKILLAQMKEAQRKANTVREGIEGHHDPAWREKATEIVDGMIAQLAKNYHELEEAASSKMELSKKAVRNWRAETRSIVAQLGKMRQITPSS, translated from the coding sequence ATGAAAAAACTCAATATCCCCTTCGAAAGGGTTGACTGGATCAACACCATTTTCCTGTTGGTCATCACGCTAACCGGTGTCATCGGCGCACCGCTGTATCTTTGGCATCATGGCGCGGACGCATTCCAGTGGGGAATGTTCGCATTTTACGCGATTGCCACCGGCATGAGCATCACGCTGGGTTATCACCGTTTGTTCTCACACTTGTCGTTCAAGGCGAAGTGGCCGGTGCGTTTGTTTACCTTGGTTTTCGGAGCGTGTGCTTTTGAAAACTCTGCTTTGAACTGGTGCTCCGACCACCGACGTCACCACAAGCACACCGACCACGACGATGATCCGTACGACATCACCAAAGGGTTCTTCTGGGCGCACGTTGGATGGATCCTTTTCAAGGTGAACCCGAAGCCGCCAATGGACAACGTGGGTGACCTGCGCAAAGACAAGCTGGTGGTTTGGCAGTACCGCTGGGACAAGCTGATTGCGATTGTGGTGGGCCTGCTTCTTCCGGCCGCACTTGGCTACTGGCACAATGGTGCTGTGGGTGCGCTGGGTGGATTCCTGCTCGCTGGCGTGCTGCGCATCGTCGTGGTGCAGCAGTGCACCTTCTTCATCAACTCGCTTTGCCACACTGTGGGTGATCAGCCTTACTCGACCCGCTGCAGTGCGCGTGACAGTGCGATCATGGCGTTGTTCACTTTCGGTGAGGGCTATCACAACTACCACCACGAGTTCCAGCACGACTACCGTAATGGTGTGAAGACCTGGAACTTCGACCCAACCAAGTGGGCAATCTGGCTGCTTGAAAAGGTTGGCTTGGTGAGCAACCTGCGCCGTGTGCCGGACTCGAAGATTTTGCTCGCTCAGATGAAGGAAGCCCAGCGCAAGGCCAACACCGTGCGTGAAGGCATCGAAGGTCATCACGACCCGGCATGGCGCGAGAAAGCCACCGAGATTGTCGATGGAATGATCGCTCAGTTGGCGAAGAACTACCACGAACTCGAGGAAGCTGCGTCATCCAAGATGGAGCTCTCCAAGAAGGCTGTCCGCAACTGGCGCGCCGAGACCCGTTCGATTGTGGCGCAGCTTGGGAAGATGCGTCAGATTACGCCGTCTTCTTAG
- a CDS encoding basic secretory protein-like protein: protein MIRSLVPSLILMFTGAALASPETFTRDVQVCDQSVELKITIDFDHLDESGKQLAQTLPESYFKQWPQIALMIDAPISTTATHLKLSFQKELGYPAHVAGDQMVISAEHAGRDEEETQGVFSHELTHFIQGYPQDAGSPGWFTEGVADLVRYKLHPESYWAKVMIKYTDKQRALGAYWQSSAFLLWMEQTYGKPVASMVSRSCSEGKYDASIWKRETGLTLDELVEAYGKSDWVAPGK from the coding sequence ATGATTCGTTCACTCGTTCCTTCGTTGATCCTTATGTTTACCGGTGCCGCGCTCGCCTCGCCTGAAACCTTCACCCGTGATGTGCAGGTGTGTGACCAATCCGTTGAACTCAAGATCACAATTGATTTTGACCATCTCGATGAGTCGGGCAAGCAGTTGGCGCAAACCTTACCGGAGTCGTACTTCAAGCAGTGGCCGCAGATCGCTCTGATGATCGACGCGCCGATCTCCACCACAGCGACACATCTGAAGTTGTCTTTCCAGAAGGAGCTGGGCTACCCGGCGCACGTGGCCGGCGATCAGATGGTGATCAGCGCGGAGCATGCGGGGAGGGATGAGGAAGAAACCCAAGGGGTGTTTTCCCACGAGTTGACACACTTTATCCAAGGGTATCCGCAGGACGCGGGCTCGCCGGGATGGTTCACTGAAGGTGTGGCGGACTTGGTTCGCTACAAGCTGCACCCGGAGAGCTATTGGGCCAAGGTGATGATCAAGTACACCGACAAGCAGAGGGCATTGGGGGCGTACTGGCAGTCGAGTGCCTTCCTGCTGTGGATGGAGCAAACCTACGGAAAGCCTGTTGCATCGATGGTTTCCCGCTCGTGCTCCGAGGGGAAGTACGATGCGTCGATCTGGAAGCGCGAGACGGGATTGACCTTGGATGAGTTGGTCGAGGCTTACGGGAAGTCGGACTGGGTGGCTCCAGGAAAGTAA
- a CDS encoding arylsulfatase, with the protein MLKRIGILLSLWVVGAVAGPSRPNVVFILADDLGYGELGCYGQEKIKTPHIDQLAAEGVRFTQHYTGAPVCAPARCVLMTGRHLGHAEIRGNRDSGQKGKFPGQWPLSDEALTLAEVLKAQGYSTGAFGKWGLGPSGTSGSPVRQGFDYFFGYNCQRNAHSYYPPFLDRGELRVPINEPSVPGHARQPEGDVRAVDYRGENYAPDLILNEALQFIDTHKDGPFFLYLPLVEPHVAMQPPQEWLDQYPKEWDDPSEDAPGVYRGQNGYLPHDRPRAAYAAMISDMDAHVGAVMERLRKHGLDSNTLVIFTSDNGATHGGADRRFHVGGVDAWFFNSSGGLRGYKGSCYEGGIRVPCIVRWPGQVPAGGKVTAPSYFPDWFPTLGRISGADLSGVPHDGVDLWPAMDGRKLAQRGQPMIWDFHDYGGIVAIRDGRWKAVRRGMRRTNPQPWELYDLEHDPGETRNVATEHPGQVEAMADAWLRNRTVEPDFPLPAADALTQGGAETSR; encoded by the coding sequence ATGCTCAAACGAATCGGAATCCTGCTTAGTCTGTGGGTCGTCGGTGCGGTCGCCGGACCGTCCAGGCCTAATGTTGTCTTTATTCTGGCCGATGATCTGGGCTACGGCGAACTCGGGTGCTACGGGCAGGAAAAGATCAAAACACCCCATATCGACCAATTGGCGGCGGAAGGCGTGCGCTTTACCCAGCACTATACCGGAGCGCCGGTGTGTGCTCCGGCGCGGTGCGTGCTGATGACAGGGCGGCACCTGGGACATGCGGAAATTCGTGGCAACCGCGACTCGGGGCAGAAGGGGAAGTTTCCGGGGCAGTGGCCGCTGAGCGACGAGGCGCTTACGCTGGCGGAGGTGTTGAAAGCCCAAGGGTATTCGACCGGAGCATTCGGCAAATGGGGGCTTGGGCCGTCAGGAACGAGTGGGTCTCCGGTACGGCAGGGCTTTGACTATTTCTTTGGTTACAATTGCCAACGCAATGCGCACAGCTACTACCCACCGTTTCTTGATCGTGGGGAGTTGCGGGTTCCGATCAATGAACCGTCGGTGCCCGGTCATGCGCGGCAACCGGAAGGCGATGTGCGGGCAGTTGACTATCGGGGTGAGAATTATGCTCCGGATCTTATTTTGAACGAGGCGCTGCAGTTCATCGACACCCACAAGGACGGGCCGTTTTTCCTCTACCTGCCGTTGGTGGAGCCTCATGTGGCGATGCAGCCACCGCAGGAGTGGCTCGATCAGTACCCGAAGGAATGGGACGATCCCAGCGAGGATGCTCCAGGCGTGTATCGCGGGCAAAATGGGTATCTTCCTCATGACCGGCCACGCGCCGCTTATGCTGCGATGATTTCAGACATGGATGCGCACGTGGGAGCGGTGATGGAGCGTCTGCGCAAGCATGGCTTGGACAGCAATACCTTGGTAATCTTCACATCGGACAATGGCGCGACTCACGGAGGCGCCGACCGTCGGTTCCACGTGGGCGGTGTGGATGCGTGGTTTTTCAATTCATCGGGAGGTTTGCGTGGCTACAAGGGAAGTTGTTATGAGGGCGGTATCCGCGTGCCGTGCATCGTGCGGTGGCCGGGGCAGGTGCCTGCTGGGGGCAAAGTGACGGCCCCTAGCTATTTTCCAGATTGGTTTCCTACCTTGGGGCGGATTTCAGGAGCGGACCTGAGCGGGGTGCCTCACGATGGGGTGGACTTGTGGCCGGCAATGGATGGCCGAAAGCTGGCGCAGCGTGGACAGCCGATGATTTGGGATTTCCACGACTATGGTGGGATTGTGGCGATCCGCGACGGGAGGTGGAAGGCGGTGCGGCGCGGAATGCGGCGGACTAACCCACAGCCGTGGGAGCTTTATGATCTGGAGCATGATCCCGGTGAAACCCGGAACGTAGCGACAGAGCATCCGGGGCAAGTTGAAGCGATGGCCGACGCGTGGCTCCGTAACCGCACGGTGGAGCCTGATTTTCCGCTGCCTGCGGCGGATGCGCTTACGCAGGGAGGTGCTGAGACTAGTCGTTGA
- a CDS encoding histidine triad nucleotide-binding protein, with protein MTLFEKIIAGEIHANFVHKDDVCVAFQDIDPQAPTHILIVPRKPIPRVGEADASDQSTLGHLLLVAGQIAKEQGFENPETDGFRVVINHGKNGGEAVPHLHVHLLAGRQMQWPPG; from the coding sequence ATGACTCTATTTGAAAAAATCATCGCAGGCGAGATCCACGCCAACTTCGTCCACAAAGACGATGTCTGCGTCGCATTCCAAGACATCGATCCGCAAGCACCGACTCACATCCTGATCGTTCCGCGCAAGCCCATCCCTCGGGTGGGGGAAGCCGATGCATCCGATCAATCAACACTGGGCCACTTGTTGTTGGTTGCCGGCCAAATTGCCAAAGAGCAAGGCTTCGAAAACCCGGAGACCGACGGATTCCGCGTCGTGATCAACCACGGCAAAAACGGAGGCGAAGCCGTTCCCCACCTTCATGTCCATCTGCTTGCCGGCCGCCAAATGCAGTGGCCACCCGGTTAG